A window from Pseudobutyrivibrio ruminis HUN009 encodes these proteins:
- a CDS encoding N-acetylmuramoyl-L-alanine amidase, whose protein sequence is MKSFFKKGISLVLGLALVSLLFTSNSFYSEAKSKSSAKKNIVVVLDPGHDTTHTGCHYENFEEGIANLYIAYYCKAELEKYSGVTVYMTRYGFECPYGADPASKSSCLSARVNYAKSVKADVIVSLHNDYDPDLDASQNGSKVIVPNANYKPNICVAGTTLGQSILTQLTATGLNVNNWKLCPNGTGIVTRDSESSKYPDGSAKDFYALINQSKTAGFPCVIVEHAFCTNYSDRVNHLSTPEQYQQLGIADATGIANYYGLTLK, encoded by the coding sequence ATGAAATCGTTTTTTAAAAAAGGCATTAGTCTTGTTCTTGGACTTGCCCTTGTATCTTTGCTTTTCACAAGCAACTCATTCTATTCTGAAGCAAAATCAAAATCTTCAGCTAAAAAAAATATTGTTGTAGTCCTTGATCCAGGACATGACACTACTCATACAGGATGTCATTATGAAAACTTCGAAGAGGGTATCGCCAATCTCTACATTGCATATTATTGCAAAGCAGAATTAGAGAAATATTCTGGCGTCACAGTATATATGACTCGTTATGGTTTCGAATGTCCATACGGAGCAGACCCTGCTTCCAAGTCATCTTGCTTATCAGCTCGTGTCAACTATGCAAAGTCAGTTAAAGCTGATGTAATCGTTAGCTTGCACAACGACTATGATCCAGATTTAGATGCATCTCAGAATGGTTCAAAGGTTATTGTTCCAAATGCAAACTATAAGCCTAACATATGTGTTGCTGGTACCACACTTGGTCAATCAATTCTGACTCAGCTTACAGCCACAGGCCTTAATGTAAACAACTGGAAGCTTTGTCCAAATGGAACCGGAATCGTTACAAGAGATTCTGAATCAAGCAAATATCCTGACGGTTCAGCAAAAGATTTTTACGCTCTTATTAATCAGTCTAAAACAGCAGGTTTCCCATGCGTCATCGTTGAGCATGCTTTCTGCACAAACTACTCTGATAGAGTTAATCATCTTTCAACACCTGAGCAGTATCAACAGCTTGGTATCGCAGATGCTACTGGCATCGCAAACTACTACGGACTTACATTAAAGTAA